Proteins found in one Mycoplasmopsis gallopavonis genomic segment:
- a CDS encoding M17 family metallopeptidase, with amino-acid sequence MITKLNILANAINKVRDFQIKPENFLNSEMLAAEVAHDFSGIEGLNVQTLTKKEIQANNMGLLLSVNQGSIHEPRVLIASYQGNPESEENTVLVGKGITFDTGGVNTKGYHMSGMKYDMSGSVIVAYVVKVLALLKAKVNVSAIMCITDNRINHDASLPENVYQSMSGKWVEVVDTDAEGRLVLADGLYYGASKLNAKTLISVATLTGAILTSLGNVYTGIWSTNDTKWNILNQASKQALEKVWRMPLHEDFNKGNKGSKVADLASWSSTVKQDSSQAAMFLKEFTNGVDFIHCDVAGTADKNGEPQGELVATLVEYLLNSN; translated from the coding sequence TTGATTACTAAATTAAATATTCTTGCGAATGCAATTAATAAAGTTAGAGATTTTCAAATTAAACCTGAAAACTTTTTAAATTCAGAAATGCTAGCAGCAGAAGTAGCACATGATTTTTCGGGAATTGAAGGTTTAAATGTGCAAACTTTAACAAAAAAAGAAATTCAAGCAAATAACATGGGGTTATTACTTTCTGTGAATCAAGGAAGCATTCATGAACCAAGAGTTTTAATTGCTTCATACCAAGGAAATCCTGAAAGCGAAGAAAACACTGTTTTAGTTGGTAAGGGAATTACTTTTGACACTGGTGGAGTAAATACCAAAGGATATCATATGTCAGGAATGAAATATGATATGTCAGGTTCAGTTATTGTTGCTTATGTTGTTAAGGTTTTAGCACTCTTAAAAGCAAAAGTTAATGTAAGTGCAATTATGTGTATCACAGATAATCGAATCAATCATGATGCATCACTTCCTGAAAATGTTTATCAATCAATGAGTGGAAAATGAGTTGAAGTTGTAGACACAGACGCTGAAGGTAGATTAGTTTTAGCTGATGGTCTTTATTATGGAGCTTCAAAGTTAAATGCTAAAACTTTAATTAGCGTCGCAACTTTAACAGGTGCAATTTTAACTAGTTTAGGAAATGTTTATACTGGAATTTGATCAACAAATGATACTAAATGAAATATCTTGAACCAAGCTTCAAAACAAGCTTTAGAAAAAGTGTGAAGAATGCCTTTACATGAAGATTTTAATAAGGGAAATAAAGGTTCAAAAGTTGCTGATTTAGCAAGTTGATCAAGCACTGTGAAACAAGATTCTAGTCAAGCTGCTATGTTTTTAAAAGAATTCACTAATGGTGTTGATTTCATTCACTGTGATGTGGCTGGTACCGCTGATAAAAATGGTGAACCACAAGGTGAGCTTGTTGCAACTTTGGTTGAATATCTTTTAAATAGCAATTAA